The Nitrospirota bacterium genome contains the following window.
CGCTGAAATCAAGGACCCGGAGCCGTTGGACGCGCTGGATCCGCAATCGCTGAACGGGATCAAGCGCAGCGTATTGAACAAACGCGTGGAAGAACTCAAGGGGCGCGCCAAGATCGTCACCCACAAGGAACGGCTCCTGCCGTAGCGCCCGCGGTTATTTGAACAACGACTTCAGCCCGCCGAGAAACCCTCTCTGCTCCTTCGCATCGAGCAGCAGTTCGAGTTCCCCGCGGTCAAAATAAATCCCTCCGCACTGACCACATTGATCCACCTTGATGCCCTGGCGCTCGATCTCCGTCATGTCCGCGCCGCACTTGGGGCACTTCATCCAGTGCGGGTGAACCTGCTGTTGTTGGGCCTTGCGTTTCGCGTCGAGTTCCCGCCGCCGTTTTTCGATGAGTTCTCTGTTCTGTTTGTAGAAATACTCTTCTTCCTTGTTGTAGCCCTTCTCCTGCAGGTCTGACATCACGTGATCTCCTCTCTGGATTCGTTCAGAAGTCCCGATGTGTCGGTTTCATCCGTTCTTGTCGTCACGCGGCGAACCCGGCGAGGCACCGGACGTGCGCGTCCACCGAATCAGCCAACGCCGTCAGGTTATACCCTCCCTCCAGGCAGGAGACGATCCTTCCCCGCGCGGTCGTCGACGCCCAGTCCTTCACCGATTCGGTCATGGCGCGGTAGCCCGTTTCCGTGACGTTCATCATCGCCAAGGGGTCGTCCCGATGGGCGTCAAATCCTGCCGAGATGAGCACAAAGTCCGGGGAAAATTCGCGTACCGCGGGCTGAACTCGCAGCTCGAACGCGCTGAGATACTCGTCGTCTC
Protein-coding sequences here:
- a CDS encoding zf-TFIIB domain-containing protein, coding for MSDLQEKGYNKEEEYFYKQNRELIEKRRRELDAKRKAQQQQVHPHWMKCPKCGADMTEIERQGIKVDQCGQCGGIYFDRGELELLLDAKEQRGFLGGLKSLFK